Proteins from a genomic interval of Acidimicrobiia bacterium:
- a CDS encoding M20 family metallopeptidase produces MDYATLLEETRQMLPQLVELRRTLHRIPEVGNSLPKTRAAVLEALEGLPLTIHLHETTSGIAAVLEGGRPGPTIVLRGDMDGLAMPEDTGLDFSSEHTGRMHACGHDLHTSMLIGAARMLSARKDGLAGKVLFMFQPGEEGHFGARFMLEEGLLEQVDPSPTRAFAIHVTSLFEAGTLHLKPGPYMAAADKVTITVHGQGGHASAPWNAVDPVPVAAEIIMATEVALTRTVDVFDPAVLTFGQMAAGTAYNVIPATATLTGTTRTVSEERRDQIHAMIERVSAGIAAAHGVTVDVAIERGYPVTLNDETVAAEVTAIAGNLLGEERVIQAPTPIMGAEDWSYVLQKVPGVMVFLGACPDDLEPGKAPVNHSNLVRFDEEAMAAGVALHTAVALDFLG; encoded by the coding sequence ATGGACTACGCCACGCTGCTCGAAGAAACACGACAGATGCTCCCCCAGCTCGTTGAGCTGCGCCGGACCCTTCACCGCATCCCCGAGGTCGGCAACAGCCTGCCAAAGACCAGAGCAGCCGTGCTCGAGGCACTCGAAGGACTCCCGTTGACAATCCACCTCCACGAGACGACCTCCGGCATCGCCGCAGTCCTCGAAGGCGGCCGACCGGGCCCCACGATTGTGTTGCGCGGCGACATGGACGGTCTCGCCATGCCGGAAGACACCGGTCTGGACTTCAGCTCGGAACACACCGGGCGTATGCACGCGTGCGGCCACGACCTCCACACGTCGATGCTCATCGGCGCCGCCCGCATGCTCTCTGCTCGAAAAGACGGTCTGGCCGGCAAGGTCCTCTTCATGTTCCAGCCAGGAGAAGAGGGCCACTTCGGTGCTCGTTTCATGCTCGAAGAGGGACTCCTCGAGCAGGTTGACCCATCACCGACCCGGGCGTTCGCTATTCACGTGACAAGCCTCTTCGAGGCCGGCACCCTTCACCTGAAGCCGGGGCCTTACATGGCAGCTGCCGACAAAGTGACCATCACCGTGCACGGACAAGGTGGACACGCCTCGGCGCCGTGGAACGCCGTTGATCCCGTGCCGGTGGCGGCCGAGATCATCATGGCCACCGAAGTGGCGCTGACTCGTACCGTGGATGTCTTCGACCCGGCCGTGCTCACGTTCGGCCAGATGGCGGCGGGCACCGCCTACAACGTCATCCCGGCCACCGCCACTCTCACGGGCACGACCCGCACCGTGTCCGAGGAGCGAAGGGATCAGATCCACGCCATGATCGAGCGGGTCTCGGCCGGTATCGCGGCGGCCCATGGTGTCACCGTCGACGTCGCCATCGAGCGCGGCTACCCCGTCACGCTCAACGATGAGACGGTGGCCGCCGAGGTGACGGCAATCGCCGGCAACCTCCTCGGCGAAGAACGCGTCATCCAGGCTCCAACGCCGATCATGGGAGCCGAGGACTGGAGCTACGTGCTTCAGAAGGTACCGGGCGTGATGGTGTTTCTTGGAGCGTGCCCCGATGATCTCGAACCGGGAAAGGCGCCGGTCAATCACTCCAACCTGGTCCGCTTCGATGAAGAGGCCATGGCCGCAGGGGTGGCCCTCCACACCGCAGTGGCGCTGGACTTCCTCGGCTAG